In one Lolium rigidum isolate FL_2022 chromosome 3, APGP_CSIRO_Lrig_0.1, whole genome shotgun sequence genomic region, the following are encoded:
- the LOC124694750 gene encoding indole-3-pyruvate monooxygenase YUCCA8-like, producing the protein MMVGRRCGAARADRLCLPRQLLDVMSLLGSRVDVAAWIYVSKHYPYLQIDSYIRPSSRQGNDCLNLRKPRTTMKDSPTDMQIQHWKQCSCIASTKGEMDPRREVIEVAIQVLITPFSPSVLTLLAIALLIDSSAITSIMQDQANSTSPRQSLCTVEGPIIVGAGPSGLAVAATLRKHSVPFTILERSDDIADLWTNRTYGRLRLHLPKVFCELPHVRFPPDFPAYPSKHDFLRYLHSYADHFSISPLFGRTVTRARFDAATSLWHVTAVVEGGEVTEYVSRWLVVASGENAEVVVPRVKGRERFAGEVLHSSEYKSGERFKGKRVLVVGCGNSGMEMCLDLCEHGAIPFMSVRSGVHVLPREMLGSSTFGIAMNLLRWLPVNLVDRFLLLVAKMILGDTEKYGLKRPKLGPLEIKGVTGKSPVLDVGAWSLIKSGDIKVVAEVESLGCNGARFVDGNDMALDAVIFATGYRSNVPSWLQDGEFFREDGKPRSRSPSNWRGPNGLYCVGFTGQGLLGAGKDALRAASDIAGRWQEEMVAAAAPGAATISPV; encoded by the exons ATGATGGTTGGCAGGAGGTGCGGCGCGGCCCGCGCCGACCGGCTCTGCCTGCCCCGTCAATTGCTTGACGTCATGTCCCTGCTTGGCTCAAGGGTAGATGTTGCAG CATGGATATATGTGAGCAAGCACTACCCATATTTACAAATCGACTCCTACATCCGTCCTTCCAGCAGACAAGGAAATGATTGTCTGAATCTACGGAAACCAAGGACCACCATGAAGGATTCACCTACAGATATGCAGATCCAACACTGGAAACAATGTTCATGCATTGCCTCCACAAAGG GGGAGATGGACCCTCGCCGTGAGGTCATTGAGGTAGCCATACAGGTTCTGATCACACCTTTCTCACCCTCGGTGCTTACACTG CTAGCTATAGCCCTACTGATTGATTCTAGTGCCATTACATCGATCATGCAAGACCAAGCTAATTCCACGAGCCCTAGGCAGAGCCTCTGCACAGTTGAAGGCCccatcatcgtcggcgccggTCCGTcaggcctcgccgtcgccgccactcTCCGGAAGCACTCGGTGCCCTTCACCATCCTCGAGCGCTCCGACGACATCGCCGACCTCTGGACCAACCGCACCTATGGCCGCCTCCGTCTGCACCTCCCAAAGGTCTTCTGCGAGCTTCCCCATGTTCGCTTCCCTCCCGACTTCCCCGCCTACCCGAGCAAGCATGACTTCCTCCGCTACCTCCACTCTTACGCCGACCACTTCTCCATCTCGCCGCTGTTCGGCCGCACCGTGACACGGGCTCGGTTCGACGCGGCCACGTCGCTGTGGCATGTCACCGCGGTGGTGGAGGGCGGCGAGGTGACGGAGTACGTGTCGAGGTGGCTAGTGGTGGCCAGCGGGGAGAATGCCGAGGTCGTGGTGCCGAGGGTGAAGGGGAGGGAGAGGTTTGCCGGGGAGGTGCTACACTCCAGCGAGTACAAGAGCGGCGAGAGGTTCAAGGGCAAGAGGGTGCTGGTTGTGGGTTGTGGCAACTCCGGGATGGAGATGTGCTTGGACCTTTGCGAGCACGGTGCAATCCCTTTCATGTCTGTTAGGAGTGGG GTGCATGTTTTGCCAAGAGAGATGCTTGGAAGCTCAACATTTGGCATAGCCATGAATCTTCTTAGATGGCTGCCGGTAAACCTGGTGGATCGATTCCTCCTGCTCGTTGCAAAGATGATCCTTGGAGACACCGAAAAGTACGGTCTGAAGAGGCCCAAGCTGGGGCCTTTGGAGATCAAGGGCGTCACCGGGAAGAGCCCTGTTCTGGACGTGGGAGCATGGTCCTTGATCAAATCTGGAGACATCAAG GTGGTGGCAGAGGTGGAGTCACTGGGGTGCAACGGGGCAAGGTTCGTGGACGGAAACGACATGGCCTTGGATGCCGTCATCTTCGCCACCGGCTACAGAAGCAACGTCCCGTCCTGGCTCCAG GACGGCGAGTTCTTCAGGGAGGACGGCAAGCCGAGATCGCGCAGCCCCAGCAACTGGAGAGGCCCCAACGGGCTGTACTGCGTCGGGTTCACCGGCCAGGGCTTGCTCGGCGCCGGCAAGGACGCGCTGAGGGCCGCCTCCGACATCGCCGGGAGGTGGCAGGAGGAGATGGTGGCCGCAGCAGCGCCTGGAGCGGCCACGATCTCCCCAGTGTGA